A window of Patagioenas fasciata isolate bPatFas1 chromosome 5, bPatFas1.hap1, whole genome shotgun sequence contains these coding sequences:
- the CABP2 gene encoding calcium-binding protein 2 isoform X1, with the protein MFFLFRGPQRRGTGSPAPPACRGTSRPRGPSKRGGRRLRLAPQLCGHRGPSTTGTMGNRGRPHQGGAASMEHQRATEEPGPQPPPAFGQVTSGGGKGRGTAGLGDPECPRRERLGAGEQLGGSPHLEQSGQAGNNPVDYVCARARCPPPPALHILRYSIKTSNPWAAPAALTPALALAGQQPPAPCQPAPAGPGMPCGVGRPPAMGNCTKTPERRLPKDGKPRSGAPAPGTGDTEDAAEAAQSPPLQNYSVLQGLVGPACIFLRQSIAITQLDRELRPEEIEELKQAFREFDKDRDGYISYKDLGECMRTMGYMPTEMELIELSQQITGGKVDFDDFVELMGPKMLAETADMIGIKELRDAFREFDTNGDGQISMAELREAMRKLLGQQLNYREVDEILKDVDLNGDGLVDFEEFVRMMSR; encoded by the exons ATGTTCTTCCTCTTCCGTGGGCCCCAGCGCCGGGGCACAGgcagccccgcgccccccgcctgCCGGGGCACCTCCCGCCCCCGCGGCCCCAGTAAACGGGGTGGCCGCCGCCTCCGCTTGGCCCCACAGCTCTGCGGGCACAGGGGTCCCAGCACcactggcaccatggggaaccggGGGCGGCCCCACCAAGGTGGTGCAGCCTCCATGGAGCATCAGCGGGCCACCGAGGAGCCGGGGCCtcagcccccccccgctttcggGCAGGTAACCAGTGGTGGGGGCAAGGGCCGGggtacagcagggctgggggatccTGAGTGCCCCCGCAGGGAGAGGCTGGGGGCCGGGGAACAGCTGGGCGGCTCCCCACATCTGGAGCAGAGCGGCCAAGCAGGGAATAATCCGGTGGATTATGTTTGTGCGCGGGCACGGTGCCCCCCCCCGCCTGCCCTGCATATCCTCAGATATTCCATAAAAACCTCAAATCCCTGGGCAGCCCCCGCCGCTCTCACACCGGCCCTGGCCCTGGCGgggcagcagcccccagcaccGTGCCAGCCGGCCCCAGCGGGGCCAGGCATGCCCTGCGGCGTGGGGCGGCCCCCAGCCATGGGCAACTGCACCAAGACCCCTGAGCGGAGGCTCCCCAAG GATGGGAAGCCACGCTCCGGTGCTCCGGCCcctggcactggggacaccgAGGATGCGGCAGAGGCGGCGCAGTCCCCGCCGTTGCAGAATTACTCGGTGCTGCAGGGGCTGGTGGGGCCGGCCTGCATCTTCCTACGGCAGAGCATCGCCATCACCCAGCTG GATCGAGAGCTGCGGCCTGAAGAGATTGAAG agctgaaACAGGCCTTCCGGGAGTTCGACAAGGACCGCGATGGGTACATCAGCTACAAGGACCTGGGCGAGTGCATGCGGACCATGGGCTACATGCCCACCGAGATGGAGCTCATCGAGCTGTCCCAGCAGATCA CCGGGGGCAAGGTGGATTTTGACGATTTTGTGGAGCTGATGGGCCCCAAGATGCTGGCGGAGACGGCGGACATGATCGGGATCAAGGAGCTGCGCGACGCCTTCCGCGAG TTCGACACCAACGGGGACGGGCAGATCAGCATGGCAGAGCTGCGGGAGGCCATGCGCAagctgctggggcagcagctcAACTACCGCGAGGTGGACGAGATCCTCAAGGATGTGGATCTCAACGGGGACGGCCTGGTGGACTTCGAag AGTTTGTGCGGATGATGTCGCGCTGA
- the NDUFV1 gene encoding NADH dehydrogenase [ubiquinone] flavoprotein 1, mitochondrial, which produces MAARQLLALRRLPAASYSTAPKKTQFGSLRDEDRIFTNLYGRHDWRLQGALRRGDWYKTKEILLKGVDWILGEIKTSGLRGRGGAGFPTGLKWSFMNKPPDSRPKYLVVNADEGEPGTCKDREILRHDPHKLLEGCLVAGRAMGARAAYIYIRGEFYNEASNLQVAVREAYEAGLLGSNACGSGYGFDVFVVRGAGAYICGEETALIESIEGKQGKPRLKPPFPADVGVFGCPTTVANVETVAVAPTICRRGGAWFASFGRERNSGTKLFNISGHVNNPCTVEEEMSVPLKELIEKHAGGVRGGWDNLLAVIPGGSSTPLLPKSVCETVLMDFDALVQAQSGLGTAAVIVMDKSTDVVKAIARLIEFYKHESCGQCTPCREGVDWMNKVMARFVQGNAQVAEIDALWEISKQIEGHTICALGDGAAWPVQGLIRHFRPELEARMRRYEEAKARAASA; this is translated from the exons ATGGCCGCCCGGCAGCTGCTGGCGCTGCGGCGCCTGCCCGCCGCCTCCTACTCG ACGGCGCCCAAGAAGACGCAGTTCGGGTCGCTGCGGGACGAGGACCGGATCTTCACCAACCTCTACGGGCGGCACGACTGGAG GCTGCAGGGCGCGCTCCGCCGCGGCGACTGGTACAAGACCAAGGAGATCCTGCTCAAGGGGGTGGACTGGATCCTCGGCGAGATCAAGACCTCGGGGCTGCGCGGCCGCGGCGGCGCCGGTTTCCCCACCGGCCTCAAGTGGAGCTTCATGAACAAACCCCCGGACAGCAG GCCCAAATACCTGGTGGTGAACGCGGACGAGGGGGAACCGGGGACATGCAAGGACCGGGAGATCCTGCGGCACGACCCGCACAAGCTGCTGGAGGGCTGCCTGGTGGCCGGACGCGCCATGGGCGCCCGCGCCGCCTACATCTACATCCGCGGAGAGTTCTACAACGAGGCCTCCAACCTGCAG GTGGCCGTGCGGGAGGCGTACGAGGCCGGGCTGCTGGGGAGCAACGCCTGCGGCTCGGGGTACGGCTTCGACGTGTTCGTGGTGCGGGGTGCCGGCGCTTACATCTGCGGGGAGGAGACGGCGCTGATCGAGTCCATTGAGGGCAAGCAGGGCAAGCCGCGCCTCAAGCCGCCCTTCCCCGCCGACGTGG GTGTTTTCGGCTGCCCCACCACAGTGGCCAATGTGGAGACGGTGGCCGTGGCCCCAACCATCTGCCGGCGGGGGGGCGCCTGGTTCGCCAGCTTCGGGCGGGAGCGCAACTCGGGGACGAAACTCTTCAACATCTCGGGTCACGTCAACAACCCCTGCACCGTGGAGGAGGAGATGTCGGTGCCGCTGAAGGAGCTCATCGAGAAACACGCTG GCGGTGTCCGGGGGGGCTGGGACAACCTGCTGGCCGTTATCCCGGGGGGCTCCTCCACGCCACTGCTCCCCAAGTCGGTGTGCGAGACTGTGCTGATGGATTTCGACGCCCTGGTGCAGGCGCAGAGCGGGCTGGGCACGGCCGCCGTCATCGTCATGGACAAATCG acCGACGTGGTTAAAGCCATTGCTCGCCTCATCGAGTTCTACAAGCACGAGAGCTGCGGGCAGTGCACGCCGTGCCGGGAAG GCGTTGACTGGATGAACAAGGTGATGGCGCGGTTCGTGCAGGGCAACGCGCAGGTGGCCGAGATCGACGCGCTGTGGGAGATCAGCAAACAGATCGAGGGCCACACCATCTGTGCCCTGGGTGATGGCGCGGCCTGGCCCGTGCAG GGTCTTATCCGCCATTTCCGCCCGGAGCTGGAGGCGAGGATGCGGCGCTATGAGGAGGCCAAAGCCCGAGCGGCATCGGCGTGA
- the NUDT8 gene encoding mitochondrial coenzyme A diphosphatase NUDT8 produces MAEAGGLLSGGSERRCRERLAAVGAARRGAAAAAAVLVPLCSVRGRPALLFTLRSRRLGGRHSGDVSFPGGKRDPADTDAVATALRETREELGLELGAEAVWGQLRPLPDRQGQLVAPVVANLGLLENLTLTPNPDEVEEVFTLPLAHLLREENQGYTHFRTAGRYSYTLPVFLNGPHRVWGLTAIVTEMTLELLAPDRYRRKTHVVSQSPSV; encoded by the exons ATGGCGGAGGCGGGGGGGTTGCTGAGCGGCGGCAGCGAGCGGCGGTGCCGGGAGCGGTTGGCGGCGGTGGGGGCGGCtcggcggggcgcggcggcggcggccgcggtgCTGGTGCCGCTGTGCTCGGTGCGGGGCCGCCCCGCGCTGCTCTTCACGCTGCGCTCCCGCCGCCTGGGCGGGCGCCACAGCGGCGACGTCAG CTTCCCCGGGGGGAAGCGGGACCCGGCGGACACGGACGCGGTGGCCACGGCGCTGCGGGAGACGCgggaggagctggggctggagctgggagcCGAGGCAGTCTGGGGGCAGCTGCGGCCGCTGCCCGACCGG CAGGGACAGCTGGTGGCTCCTGTCGTGGCCAACCTGGGGCTGCTGGAGAACTTGACATTGACTCCCAACCCTGACGAG GTGGAGGAGGTCTTCACACTGCCGCTGGCGCATCTGCTGCGGGAGGAGAACCAGGGCTACACCCATTTCCGCACCGCCGGCCGCTACAGCTACACCCTCCCCGTCTTCCTCAATGGGCCCCACCGGGTCTGGGGGCTCACGGCCATTGTCACTGAGATGACGCTGGAGCTGCTGGCGCCCGACCGCTACCGCAGGAAGACCCACGTGGTGTCCCAGAGCCCCTCAGTGTGA
- the CABP2 gene encoding calcium-binding protein 2 isoform X2 — translation MFFLFRGPQRRGTGSPAPPACRGTSRPRGPSKRGGRRLRLAPQLCGHRGPSTTGTMGNRGRPHQGGAASMEHQRATEEPGPQPPPAFGQDGKPRSGAPAPGTGDTEDAAEAAQSPPLQNYSVLQGLVGPACIFLRQSIAITQLDRELRPEEIEELKQAFREFDKDRDGYISYKDLGECMRTMGYMPTEMELIELSQQITGGKVDFDDFVELMGPKMLAETADMIGIKELRDAFREFDTNGDGQISMAELREAMRKLLGQQLNYREVDEILKDVDLNGDGLVDFEEFVRMMSR, via the exons ATGTTCTTCCTCTTCCGTGGGCCCCAGCGCCGGGGCACAGgcagccccgcgccccccgcctgCCGGGGCACCTCCCGCCCCCGCGGCCCCAGTAAACGGGGTGGCCGCCGCCTCCGCTTGGCCCCACAGCTCTGCGGGCACAGGGGTCCCAGCACcactggcaccatggggaaccggGGGCGGCCCCACCAAGGTGGTGCAGCCTCCATGGAGCATCAGCGGGCCACCGAGGAGCCGGGGCCtcagcccccccccgctttcggGCAG GATGGGAAGCCACGCTCCGGTGCTCCGGCCcctggcactggggacaccgAGGATGCGGCAGAGGCGGCGCAGTCCCCGCCGTTGCAGAATTACTCGGTGCTGCAGGGGCTGGTGGGGCCGGCCTGCATCTTCCTACGGCAGAGCATCGCCATCACCCAGCTG GATCGAGAGCTGCGGCCTGAAGAGATTGAAG agctgaaACAGGCCTTCCGGGAGTTCGACAAGGACCGCGATGGGTACATCAGCTACAAGGACCTGGGCGAGTGCATGCGGACCATGGGCTACATGCCCACCGAGATGGAGCTCATCGAGCTGTCCCAGCAGATCA CCGGGGGCAAGGTGGATTTTGACGATTTTGTGGAGCTGATGGGCCCCAAGATGCTGGCGGAGACGGCGGACATGATCGGGATCAAGGAGCTGCGCGACGCCTTCCGCGAG TTCGACACCAACGGGGACGGGCAGATCAGCATGGCAGAGCTGCGGGAGGCCATGCGCAagctgctggggcagcagctcAACTACCGCGAGGTGGACGAGATCCTCAAGGATGTGGATCTCAACGGGGACGGCCTGGTGGACTTCGAag AGTTTGTGCGGATGATGTCGCGCTGA
- the MTCH2 gene encoding mitochondrial carrier homolog 2 gives MADAASQVLLGSGLTVLSQPLMYVKVLVQVGYEPLPPTLGRNVFGRQVYQLPGLFAYAKHIVKVDGRAGLFKGLTPRLCSSAIGTVVHSKVLQRYQEAEQAEPGSSKKEPVSSLEQVLKETSREMVARSAATLITHPFHVITLRCMVQFIGRETKYSGTLSAFTTIYREEGILGFFAGLIPRLLGDILSLWLCNMLAYLINTYALENGVSAMTEMKSYSQAVTGFFASMLTYPFVLVSNLMAVNNCGLAGGLLPYAPTYSSWLDCWSQLHREGNMSRGNSLFFRKVPAGKRYVWDERRFR, from the exons ATGGCGGACGCGGCCTCGCAGGTGCTGCTGGGCTCGGGGCTCACCGTGCTCTCGCAGCCCCTCATGTACGTGAAGGTGCTGGTGCAG GTGGGCTACGAGCCTCTGCCGCCCACCCTGGGCAGGAACGTTTTCGGGCGCCAGGTCTACCAGCTGCCCGGCCTCTTCGCGTACG ccaAGCACATCGTGAAGGTCGATGGAAGAGCGGGACTCTTCAAGGGCCTCACCCCCCGCCTCTGCTCCAGCGCCATCGGCACCGTCGTGCACAGCAAAGTGCTGCAG CGATACCAGGAGGCTGAGCAGGCTGAG CCTGGAAGCAGCAAGAAGGAGCCGGTGTCCTCGCTGGAGCAGGTGCTGAAGGAG ACCTCCCGAGAGATGGTCGCTCGCTCCGCCGCCACGCTCATCACCCACCCCTTTCACG TGATCACCCTGCGCTGCATGGTGCAGTTCATTGGCCGCGAGACCAAGTACAG CGGGACACTAAGCGCCTTCACCACAATTTACCGAGAAGAGGGCATCCTGGGCTTCTTCGC CGGCCTCATCCCCCGGCTCCTCGGGGACATCCTCTCCCTCTGGCTCTGCAACATGCTGGCCTACCTCATCAACACGTACGCGCTGGAGAACGGG GTCTCCGCCATGACTGAGATGAAGAGCTACTCGCAGGCAGTGACCGGC TTTTTCGCCAGCATGCTGACCTACCCCTTCGTGCTGGTCTCCAACCTGATGGCCGTGAATAACTGCGG GCTGGCCGGGGGTCTCCTCCCGTACGCACCCACCTACTCCTCCTGGCTGGATTGCTGGAGCCAGCTGCACCGGGAG GGCAACATGAGCCGAGGGAACAGCCTGTTTTTCCGCAAGGTGCCCGCAGGGAAGCGCTATGTGTGGGACGAGAGGAGGTTTCGCTGA
- the CABP2 gene encoding calcium-binding protein 2 isoform X3, which translates to MPCGVGRPPAMGNCTKTPERRLPKDGKPRSGAPAPGTGDTEDAAEAAQSPPLQNYSVLQGLVGPACIFLRQSIAITQLDRELRPEEIEELKQAFREFDKDRDGYISYKDLGECMRTMGYMPTEMELIELSQQITGGKVDFDDFVELMGPKMLAETADMIGIKELRDAFREFDTNGDGQISMAELREAMRKLLGQQLNYREVDEILKDVDLNGDGLVDFEEFVRMMSR; encoded by the exons ATGCCCTGCGGCGTGGGGCGGCCCCCAGCCATGGGCAACTGCACCAAGACCCCTGAGCGGAGGCTCCCCAAG GATGGGAAGCCACGCTCCGGTGCTCCGGCCcctggcactggggacaccgAGGATGCGGCAGAGGCGGCGCAGTCCCCGCCGTTGCAGAATTACTCGGTGCTGCAGGGGCTGGTGGGGCCGGCCTGCATCTTCCTACGGCAGAGCATCGCCATCACCCAGCTG GATCGAGAGCTGCGGCCTGAAGAGATTGAAG agctgaaACAGGCCTTCCGGGAGTTCGACAAGGACCGCGATGGGTACATCAGCTACAAGGACCTGGGCGAGTGCATGCGGACCATGGGCTACATGCCCACCGAGATGGAGCTCATCGAGCTGTCCCAGCAGATCA CCGGGGGCAAGGTGGATTTTGACGATTTTGTGGAGCTGATGGGCCCCAAGATGCTGGCGGAGACGGCGGACATGATCGGGATCAAGGAGCTGCGCGACGCCTTCCGCGAG TTCGACACCAACGGGGACGGGCAGATCAGCATGGCAGAGCTGCGGGAGGCCATGCGCAagctgctggggcagcagctcAACTACCGCGAGGTGGACGAGATCCTCAAGGATGTGGATCTCAACGGGGACGGCCTGGTGGACTTCGAag AGTTTGTGCGGATGATGTCGCGCTGA